AGTTCGACAGCGTGAAATCGATGATCCGGTAGGCTCCGCCGAATGGGACCGCAGGTTTGGCGCGATCGCGGGTCAGCGGCTCGAGACGAGAACCTTTTCCACCAGCCAGGACTACGGCGAGGACGTTTTCCATCCGCAAGTATTCTCCGCGCGGGCCCGAGCGGCGTGCCCCTGATGATGATTTTAACGATTGCCGCGAAGAGTTAGAAGCGGCGCACGTACGACGCTGCACGCCGGAGCACGGCAACCTGCGACGAAACGCCGCCGTCGCCGTCGCCACGGCGAGCTTCGGTATCGGCGCTCGGCCAGCGTAAACTTGACCCTTAGGTAAACAGCGCCTGCGGTGCCGGTTGTAGCGTGGCAGGCCCGTCGATCCATTCGCGGTGCCACAGCTCGAGCACCAACAGTGCCCACAGGCGGTAACCGTGATCGAACACGCCGCGAACATGTTCGTCGACGAGTGCGGCGATTGAATCTCGCCGGAAATAGCCGCGAGCCAGCGCACGCTCGGCGAGCAGCACGTCGTAGGCGTAGTCTTTCAGCTCCTTGCGGAACCATTCGGCCAAAGGCACGCCGAAGCCCATCTTGCGGCGCCGCAGCACGTCGGGGGGTAACAAGTCGCCAAACGCGTCCCGCAGAATCGCCTTGCCGCGCCGACCGCGAAGTTTGTCGCGCAACGGCATCGCCGCCGCCAGTTCGACCACCCGATAGTCCAGCAGCGGCTGCCGGCATTCGAGCCCGTGGGCCATCGCCGCGATGTCGACCTTGGTTAACAGGTCGCAGGGCAAGTAGGTGGTCAAATCGGCCAGGGCCGTGGCCGTCACGCGATCGCGCCGCGAACTGCGGGCCAGCGCCGCGTCCAGAAATCCGTACGGATCGGCGTCGGGCAGCGCGGCCAGGAACGCATCGGTGTAGAGGGCCGCGCGGCGCGCCTCGCCGAAGATGGCGATCCACTCCAGGTAGCGCCGCCCGGGCGGCAGCGCCAGCGCGCCGACCAGCCGCTTGAACCGCCGCCGCCAGGAGCGCTGGCTGCCGTCGACAGGCAGGCGCTGCCAGAGCGACGTCGTCAGCGGCCATTGCAAGCCGGCCGGCAGCCGATCGAACCAGCTACCCAAACGGACGGCCTGGTACCGGTCGTAGCCGGCGAATAGTTCGTCGCCGCCGTCGCCGGTCAGTGCCACGGTCACCTGCTCGCGCGCCAACTGTGCGACGTACCAGGTGGGAATGGCCGAGCTGTCGGCGAACGGCTCGTCGAAATGCCAGGCCAGCTTCGGCAACACCTCCAGCGATCGAGGCTCGACGCGAAACTCGTGATGCTCCGTGCCTAGCCGCGCGGCGACCGCGCGGGCGTAATGCGTCTCGTCATACTCGGGCACCGTGAAGCCGATCGAGAAGGTCTTGACCGGCCGGGTCATCTCGCGCTGCATCAGGCCCACGACGATCGACGAATCGATGCCGCCGGAGAGGAACGCGCCCAACGGGACTTCGCTCTCCAGGCGCAGCCGCACCGCGTCGCGCAAGGTGGCTTGCAGCTCTTCGCGATATTCGCCCGCGGGCCGATCGATTTCGCGCTGGAAATCGGGGCGCCAGTAGCAGCCTGTTTCGACGCGCCCTTGGCGGAACGTGGCCCAATGCGCAGGCGGCAACTTGGCCACACCCTGGAGAATCGTCCGCGGATGCGGGATGTATTGATACGTCAGGTAGGCGTCGATGGCCGCCGGGTCGACCTCGCGCGGCACGCCCGGCACCGTCAGGATCGATTTGAGCTCGCTGGCAAAGAGCAGCCGTTGGGCGTCCGCGCGATAGAACAGCGGCTTCTTGCCCAGCCGGTCGCGGGCCAGCACGAGCTGTCGCTGGCGCGCGTCCCAAATGGCCAGCGCGAACATGCCGTTGAGATGTCGAAAGCAGTCGATGCCCTCGTCCTCGTAGAGATGGACGATCGTCTCGGTGTCGCTTGTGGTGCGGAACCGATGGCCCGCGCCCTCCAAGCGGCGGCGCAGATCGCGAAAGTTGTAGATCTCGCCGTTGAAGACGATCCAGACCGTCTCATCCTCGTTGGCCAGCGGCTGATGTCCACAGGCGACGTCGATGATCGACAGCCGGCGGTGTCCCAAGGCCACGCCGCCGCCGGCCTGTCCGTCGAGCGCCACCACGGCCGAGCGGTAATGGCCCGCGTCATCCGGTCCGCGATGACGGAGCAAGTCGGTCATCCGCCGCAGGACGTGTTCGTCCAGGGGCGGACCGGCCGCGGTCCAGACGGCGCCGGCAATACCGCACATCGAAGATCTCGTCAGGCGCTGGGCTCGCCCAGCAGTTCGCGGTACAGCGCCACGTGCGCCGATACCATGCGTGCGATCGAAAACTCACTTTCGATTTTACGCCGCGCCGCCGCGGCGAGCCGGGGGCCCAGCTCCGGCTCGGTCAGCAGGAATTGCGTTTGCCGGGCAAACCCGGCCCGGTCCCCGACGGGAACCAAGAGCCCTGTCTCATCGTGCGTCACCAGGTCGCGCGTGCCGGGAATATCGGTCGCCACGACCGGCACGCCCGCGGCGAACGCCTCCATGACGACGTTGGGGAGCCCCTCGTATTCGCTCGCCAGCCACAGCGCCTGGGCATGCGGCAGCAAGTCCGGTACGTCGCTCCGCTCGCCGAGCAGGTGCACCCGATCTTCGATCTGGACCTGCCGGCGAAAGCGCTCCAGCAGCTCGCGCTGGGGACCGTCGCCGATGACGAGCAGATGCACGTCGGGGCGGATGACCTTCAGCAGGTCGGCCGCCCAGATCAGGTCTTTGACCCGCTTCTGAGGCCACAGCCGCCCCACGGCGAGGATCAGCCGGGCCTCGCTCGGCAGCCCGAGCTGCGCGAGCAGCGCCGCGCGCGTGTAGCGACTGGTTCGCGCAGGCCCGATGCCGTTGGGAATGACCAGGAGCTTGTCGGCCGGCAGTCCCTGGGCGAGATAGAACTCACGCACGCCGGTGCTGTTGACGACGATCCGGTCGGTGCGGCGGGCCAGCCAACGGTCGATGGCCAGCTCGTGCCACACCTTCCACGGATCGGCGCAGCGCTCGGTGGCCACGAGGTGCGGCACGCGGTTCCACAGCGCCGCCGCCCGACCGTAGGAGTTGCCGGCGAACAGCCAGGTGTGCACCAGCGCGGGCCGCTCGCGGCGCATCAGGCTGCTCAAGCGGCGCAACGCGAACGGATCGATCTTCCAGCGCTTGCCCAGCACCTCGCAGCGCACGCCGGCGCCGGTCAACTCGTCGAGCAACGGCCCTCCGCGCGTAAGCGCCGCGACGCGCACGTCGAAGCCGTGCTCGACCAGTCCGCCGGCGAGCAGCACCAACTGCTTCTCGGCGCCTGCGCGATCGAGCGTGGGAATGACGTGCAGGATTCGCGGCATCAGTCTGGCGGCGCCTCGTGGATCAAACGCTCGAAGAGTTCCCAATGGGTCCTCACGGCGCGGGACAGCGAAAACTCGGCCGCGACCCGCGCCCGGGCCGCCGCCGCGCGCCGTGCGGCCGCCTCGGCATCATGCACCGTCGCGGCGATCGCCTGTACCCAGCCTGCCGCGTCGCCGGGGGCGACGAGCAGCCCGTGCGTTTCGTGCTCGACCAGGTCGCGATTGCCCGGGATGTCGCTGGCCACGACCGGCAGGCCCGCGGCCAGGGCTTCGAGCAGCGCCACGGACATACCCTCTTCATACGACGGCAAGACGAACACATCGGCCGCGGTCAGCAGGTCGTCGACCGCGTCGAACGAACCCGCCAGGACCACGGCGCCGGCCAGCCCTTGTTCGATGATCTCCGCGGCCAGGGCCGTGCGCAAGGGCCCCTCGCCGGCCAGCCACAGGCAAGCCCCCGGGACGCGTTCGCGCACGCCGGGCCACGC
This genomic interval from Pirellulales bacterium contains the following:
- the asnB gene encoding asparagine synthase (glutamine-hydrolyzing); protein product: MCGIAGAVWTAAGPPLDEHVLRRMTDLLRHRGPDDAGHYRSAVVALDGQAGGGVALGHRRLSIIDVACGHQPLANEDETVWIVFNGEIYNFRDLRRRLEGAGHRFRTTSDTETIVHLYEDEGIDCFRHLNGMFALAIWDARQRQLVLARDRLGKKPLFYRADAQRLLFASELKSILTVPGVPREVDPAAIDAYLTYQYIPHPRTILQGVAKLPPAHWATFRQGRVETGCYWRPDFQREIDRPAGEYREELQATLRDAVRLRLESEVPLGAFLSGGIDSSIVVGLMQREMTRPVKTFSIGFTVPEYDETHYARAVAARLGTEHHEFRVEPRSLEVLPKLAWHFDEPFADSSAIPTWYVAQLAREQVTVALTGDGGDELFAGYDRYQAVRLGSWFDRLPAGLQWPLTTSLWQRLPVDGSQRSWRRRFKRLVGALALPPGRRYLEWIAIFGEARRAALYTDAFLAALPDADPYGFLDAALARSSRRDRVTATALADLTTYLPCDLLTKVDIAAMAHGLECRQPLLDYRVVELAAAMPLRDKLRGRRGKAILRDAFGDLLPPDVLRRRKMGFGVPLAEWFRKELKDYAYDVLLAERALARGYFRRDSIAALVDEHVRGVFDHGYRLWALLVLELWHREWIDGPATLQPAPQALFT
- a CDS encoding glycosyltransferase, which encodes MPRILHVIPTLDRAGAEKQLVLLAGGLVEHGFDVRVAALTRGGPLLDELTGAGVRCEVLGKRWKIDPFALRRLSSLMRRERPALVHTWLFAGNSYGRAAALWNRVPHLVATERCADPWKVWHELAIDRWLARRTDRIVVNSTGVREFYLAQGLPADKLLVIPNGIGPARTSRYTRAALLAQLGLPSEARLILAVGRLWPQKRVKDLIWAADLLKVIRPDVHLLVIGDGPQRELLERFRRQVQIEDRVHLLGERSDVPDLLPHAQALWLASEYEGLPNVVMEAFAAGVPVVATDIPGTRDLVTHDETGLLVPVGDRAGFARQTQFLLTEPELGPRLAAAARRKIESEFSIARMVSAHVALYRELLGEPSA